The Bombyx mori chromosome 4, ASM3026992v2 region tattataattgctAAAGAAAACCTCGAAATGCATCTTTTCGACTATAATCAAAATTAGAACAATGATTAAAGGATTTGAAGCTATACTTGAAGTGGATTAGATATGTGCCGAAGGACTGAAAgcgaatgtaaaataaaatatggctTATTCCTATTTGGCGACGATTTGCAAAACTGGTCTATAAGATTTTATTGTGGACAGCAGAAGATTAGAGTTAGACGTGCGAAATCTAAGTTCACGATTTTTATCATAAGCATTTGTTAGGTGTAACAAAGTATAACACAACATTTGATACAGTTCGTTAAAGTATTTGCGTGTTGAGTAGCCCGGCTTAATCCTTTGCAGTCGTATTAAATTTGAACGTGGTTGTCGTACTGCTGGTCCGAATTAATTTCGGACCAGCAGGTGAAAGAACAGTCAGTACCCTAATTGTTCGCGAATGGGTTCTTTAGACATTCAGGTTTGTTAGATAAAGCGTAAACTGGCACGTGGTTTAATAAAATGTAAGATTAGTATGGTTCCTTACTATGGTGGCTGAGATTACACATGCGACCACAAAGggttaaattaaatatcttaggAGGGATTTGCGCATTTCGAAACGCATTAATAAAACGACAGTTAAGTGCTTACTCAATTTACccaattttgtaatatttgtaCTAagctacaaaaataaataatgtgtgaTTTGTGCCTTCGTTTGTCACACATGTTCGAAGTGCCTAAGTTCAGTCCGGCTAAGCCAGTCCGCGCGTACTATAGGTATGCTATGCACAGACATCTAAATATTGTGTTACACCTTCACAAAACACAATGGGTGAAACAGAGCGCGAGGATCTAAAACCAGTTCCTCACAGAAGACGTAATTTAACACTTGGTTTTCAGTTTGAAGTCGTGAAGGGACTCTCAAGATTTATTACgtatacataaattatatttcagacAAGAAGACGTTGAAATCTCACTCAGTACTATTAGAGACTCTATGCTGAATAGACTTTAAGCATTGGACATTTCCTGTCCAAATAAGagtattatttttcgttttaatattgagattttcatttattatggAGAATGAAACTTGTTTTTGGAGAGGGTTATTTGATACCAATGAACGGAATGTGCTCCAGGAAGGGATGATTGCAACAGGTAATTCTCGTGTTATAATTATCTCGCCGGGTGATCGAATATGTGTTTCATCtcaaatttgtttgttaattaaaatataccatACAATACATCTGCCACGGAAACCGTCAAACAGTTCAAACCTCGTAAATTATAAACAGGATAACGTGAGACGTACCTACAGCTTTTATGCACAAAACTGGGACAGTTTTTGGTGTTGTTTTGTGTAACTTAATACGATTTTTGATTCGTTAGTTCATAATTTTGGTAACTTTTTTCTTACATGAGTGAACGAGAATGCAGTCCATTTGGTATAATTATTCTCCAGGTACCACACACCACTGACAACTATACAATATATAAGTggtaacaattttattgtatagtgGCTTACGTTCCCAATCTCACACTTCAAATCGGAGGCCTGCTGCttttcggcagaaataggtaggacccTGGAGGTAAAAGACTTGTGCGGAATTAAAATAGCAAATGCCGGTTGGTGATCGCAGTAATTTGGTGTAATACTCAGACGACTCTGATGCCCATTCTCCTTGATTCTTAATCCCTAGTCGCCTTTACGTCACCCACGGGAAGCGATAGGTTGATGCTATTCTTGGTTGATACCACACGGTCGTGTAATGTTGATTTGCTTTAAAATGTACtctcttctcttctcttcttcaactagtgtccacccaatgctgagtgtaggtcttttcgaatgcaccccattctcttcggtctgTTGCCTTTCTCATCCACTCTCCAATTTGGTTTAAAATTTACAGAGTCGCGTAAATTAGTTAATTACAAGTAATTATTTACTCTACGTTCTACGGTAGGCATCGTaaacataaaatcaaatttagaGACCCAAGCGAGCTGATAGACTTAATTTTCAGGTATATTTTCTGTTGCGTTATGTGCATGGGTCACGGGAACAATCCTACTTACTGATCTTCGGAGTAACTGGAGCTATAAAAATTTAGCCAATTTTTACATCATTGCGTGTATCAGGAGGCTGTTACCAACGATTTTGAATAACTTGAcagttttcttgttttttttgagGTAAGCATGTGAATAATATCAATTCCGGTTTTCTATCAGACTGAACGATTATTTGTTTTAGTGATGTGGAGAAATGTGATGTTGACGGTTTTTTGGAGACGTTTTTCGCTGTTTTTGAAGTTGAGTTTTTGACCCATATTTGTATTGAAAGATATGTTATCGCTAAGTACGTAAATAATGGTGAGTAATGTGTTTTAATCGTTTAATTGTTCTAGcccatattaatttaaaaataaatactaccTCTGGGACTACATGAGTTGTATTGGACTAGTGTTAACGCTTTTAGAAAAATAGATAAAAGTCTGCGGTTGATATAAGCTAACGCAAAAAGCAATCACCTTGACAACTCTATACATATGCTAATAGAATGTTGCCTGGAAACCTAGCCTGGAAGCCTAGCCcaggagttttttttaattagcccaggaatttatattaattaatttattggttttgatttttataatacgTTGTTATTATTCCTTAATTCCTGAAATTCCTTCGGAAAGTGAGATCTATTTTTACTTTTGTAATGTAAGTTcctacttatttaattttagttcttATCTCTTATAGTGCTTGCTATAAgatttgtattttgtaccgttcTTATTAAAATACTTACAGAATGCAAATGGCTTCCTTTTCTTATCTTAAACTTATATAAGGTACTCAGTATCGTTGGGATATAATACCATATTATTTTCGTTgatgaatttataaaatatttactaaggATGTTACTTATAAATAGTGTCATTTCTATTTTGCAGGCTGGGATTTGAAGAATAGCCATTACACTTTGTACTATTTTTTgagtgtaatgttttcattCGTGTATTCTGCACCACCTCTGTTTGGTGTTGTTGGCTTTGCTCGCGATTTCACGTGCACCTCATGTATTTTAGATATGATATTCCCCGGAACTTGGGAGAATGCTCTTATGATCGCTATATTTGTTTTGAGAAGTGTTAAGCCGGCTATTTTCATGTAAGTATACATTTTTCGAAgtaaaaataacacataacgTTAATGGCTGCTAAAAGTATTTGTTGAAACTTTTAGGATTATTATGTTGAAATGGGCTTCCAAATTAGAACGTCAATGTATCAATTGCGACAAGATAGATATGCAGCTTACGAATGTGAGTATAATTTTTTATCGACATAGAAACCTTATACTATTAATTGTGAGCTCACATGAGTATCATCTAATTTACAGCCGCGAAACAAACTTGagttcgtttttttattgcttagatgtatggacgagctcacagtcaacctggtgttaagtggttagtggagcccattgacatctataacgtaaatgcgccacccacct contains the following coding sequences:
- the LOC110386048 gene encoding pinopsin-like, with protein sequence MGETEREDLKPVPHRRRIFSVALCAWVTGTILLTDLRSNWSYKNLANFYIIACIRRLLPTILNNLTVFLFFLSDVEKCDVDGFLETFFAVFEVEFLTHICIERYVIAKYVNNGWDLKNSHYTLYYFLSVMFSFVYSAPPLFGVVGFARDFTCTSCILDMIFPGTWENALMIAIFVLRSVKPAIFMIIMLKWASKLERQCINCDKIDMQLTNSIVAIIAAHFICWAPIVFIRGLVIISQLLNINPMVYLCADWISWAMWMHWIAPAVSVITLFATNDRICYYSYGVFVSSKPDDDGKEKEH